A region of the Cydia fagiglandana chromosome 20, ilCydFagi1.1, whole genome shotgun sequence genome:
ctttatatttaagagtaaTAAGTATATATTCACAGAGAACAGATATAACGTAAGTAACTATCGTAccataatatatatgtaatcgTCATCGTATTTACGCGGATGTCGTCGCCGGTCCGAAAGTCGCATCGAACCGGGTTAGTGTACCTGTAAAGGGTACTGATCGAGCGGCTCCCAAAGAGAAGCTCCCTGTTGCCAGTATGGATGAGGAGGATTTCACACTGGTATCAAGAAAGAAGAAGGCGCGCACGGCGCCTCGTAAGACTCAGTGTGGTACCGCCGAACCGGCTAATTCTGGCTTGCGGATTGCTACACCGAGTAAGGCGCTGTACGTATCGCGCTTGCATTACACCGCCACGGCTGCTGAAGTGGTGGAGTGTGTACACCAGAAGaccggctacacgctgagggtgttccagcttcgatcgcgccactacgtgcacttcaagtcttttgtggtgcgcgtgccgcgaccgctgcaggggaccatcgagtgcgccgacttctggccgaaaggtgtcgtgtttcggaggttccggggcaaactgccgaatccgacacaagagcagccgatgcaacggagccacgccgttttgtcgactaaatagtgtttaattttaagtttataaaatacattatgtatgtaagtctgtaaggtatttgtaatataggccttgttgcctgaattacatttctaaataaataaataaataaggtcagatggcagtcgctttcgtaaaaactagtgcctatgtcaattcttgggattggGTGTCAAGCCAGGgctgccagtacataaatcttgattatACGATATGTGcccgcaattatacgaaattcgattgcattatacgagtacaaaaaaaaaactattattttacatCGATTATttaataactggtgaatttcggttttcgcggtaagcccgcccccaaattgcggggatctttctcttttactccaatgacagcgtaataagagtgacagagaaagatgcctgcaatttgcgaacttggaTTTTAGCGGTTATAGCCCACGTTGACCtgtatttaagtagttgccgttcgttccattaaatcgtataacagtattggcaccacagaataaataatagtactaggtacagaagactcactctctaacaaaacgcgtctgttacgatcagcacagatatggccgctaggtggcgacagcgccacgcgcggcttacctattgctttccccaaaattggggtggaacggatgtactttaagCTACCTgtaaccccggctacacacgtaacgataaatcgtagcgataaaactgtgcagtccgaactgcgcagttttatctgccgtgtgtgtatgacaaatcgttacgataatcgacaacgtatatgtagccggcataacaaagcgacaaaatcgcggagcgAGTCACGCCTGATTGGCACACTGTTTTTTGAAGTATTGATAGTAGTTTGACATTGGTGTTTAtttcgtatccaattataccgattgaccaactatacgacatgtacttatacgaaaataatttcattatacgagtttcgtagcctattatacgatctggcagccctgTGTCAAGCGGAAGCGGAAgggataacgcgagaaa
Encoded here:
- the LOC134674613 gene encoding uncharacterized protein LOC134674613 — protein: MSSPVRKSHRTGLLPVASMDEEDFTLVSRKKKARTAPRKTQCGTAEPANSGLRIATPSKALYVSRLHYTATAAEVVECVHQKTGYTLRVFQLRSRHYVHFKSFVVRVPRPLQGTIECADFWPKGVVFRRFRGKLPNPTQEQPMQRSHAVLSTK